Genomic segment of Hylaeus volcanicus isolate JK05 chromosome 6, UHH_iyHylVolc1.0_haploid, whole genome shotgun sequence:
tctttAAAGAAACGAGACGTAACCTAGAAGAAAAAGCGTGGGAGATCATAATCACTCTTGAacttaatttgtttttattattcattgtaTCATAATACTAcgcttaatttaaatttgttcagtGCAATGCAAGATTTtggttttttgtttattagCAAAATTCACTGCATACTGATGGTCAAGATTAAAAACATTACTTCTAATGCAGTGACATTTGCTTTCTGTTACTGTCTTTtcaatacataatatttacatcaACAGTAGTACTCCTTGTTTGCACTAATGATTCAAACCTGTATCCTATTAACTCATCAAgatgtttaatttcttcacgattcgttcataatttttagaaatatcagTACAAAATCAGAAATCGTGAAATCGTCTTGATGGGCTAAACAGTATATTGCAGTGCACGTAAATTGTGTACGTACTTATACACATAAAAcacaaattcattttacacAGTCGATTCTATATTACATACTCGTAGTGTACACTTTTTGTAGGACCGAATTTTACATCTTccaatataatgaaaataaaaatgaacactCTGCTACTATCAAAGATCAGGTATCGATTGAAAATATACTATTTAGAATGACACGAATGAAGGGCACAAATAATCaagttcaaaaaataaaaaaagaacaagacTTGCATACGATGATTATCTGTAATATCAAAAACGAACTGCATCGAACTTTATTCGATATCAGATATTAATggatttcttcttcttgcataaataaataaatgcatttatagattaataaagtttttcattaattGCTGTTTTCAAAGGTACATTTAACACTTAGCTATTTAaagtttaacaaattgttaaatttataaattttctacaaGTAAAtcgctttattaatttaacaaaaatttataagtaaTTGACAGATCTATGAGTAACGCATAATTTGCTCGTGTTTGATAAACAATATGAATGAAAagatttatgaattaataaatgtatttatttatgcaaaatgtttAAGATTCGTTACGTTTCAAAATCTattaagattttaaaaatctgttgGTACCGAATAATGTTTAAAACGATTCGAATGTTCACAGTCttgaatgtttttataatctCTTATAAAACACTGATTCGCGCGCCCATCACTAATTACATAACTCGAAcgtttcaatataatttacgTAGAAGATATTTAAATCTAGTAATTGTCTGTACATGTGTTTATCCTTAATGAAAACGGAAGAACTTAATTGCGTCTATGAAAATCGTAATGTCAGGTCAAAAGTGAGATACAAACAGAAAAGGTAAGATTAAAGATCACGAATTGGAATGCTGAGATGGTGTTAATCCCCCAGTGTGTTCAGGACTATGTTTCTGTTTTTTACgcttcttctcttttttacgtttctttctagcttctttttcttcgtcgtgTCTTTTCTGCTTTTTATGCTTCTTCTCGTGAGTATCCGGACCACCGATATCTGTTGTTGTCGCTTCTTGTCCACTAGGTACCTCGCCCGGCTTGTGTTTATGCTTTTTATGTTTGTTCTTATGCTTTCTTTGTGGGGCTTGATTGACATAGCGATACTGCTCTGGTAGCTATacaatcataaaataatttcttaattttatgcaaatattttatttgacaaattatctCCCACGATGCAAGGAAATATACTTACAGGTCCAGGATGCAAACGAAAACCAGCTAACTGAACGCTCGTTAATGGTAGTAATTCTTTCCCACCTATAGGAGGTTTTTCAATGACGGATCTCAATGaactaaaatacaaaagaatgaTAATAATGTTCAATGCAATAatcaatgtaatttaaaattatgtcaACATACCTATTATCTAGATGACCTGGTCTGTCTATGATTCCAGGTAAATTAGGTAAGAACGAAGAAAGTTGTTCTTTGAGTTTCTTTCCACTAAATTTACTATAAGAATGTTCTAGGCCATAATAGGCCATTAAATTTGTCGCCCCTGTGAGTTCACTTTCTcctgaaaaattcaatgaaatgtaACAGAATTTGATTATAAGTAATGTTCTTGTTTTGAGTATTGCTATAATAATCGATAACATAATGATAAAAC
This window contains:
- the LOC128878055 gene encoding mediator of RNA polymerase II transcription subunit 19, whose amino-acid sequence is MMMGDQFRSKVEQYSPKSSPRGARSPVVSRQDSTGTLKTTISLGKNPSIVHSGPFYLMKEPPGESELTGATNLMAYYGLEHSYSKFSGKKLKEQLSSFLPNLPGIIDRPGHLDNSSLRSVIEKPPIGGKELLPLTSVQLAGFRLHPGPLPEQYRYVNQAPQRKHKNKHKKHKHKPGEVPSGQEATTTDIGGPDTHEKKHKKQKRHDEEKEARKKRKKEKKRKKQKHSPEHTGGLTPSQHSNS